A section of the Lodderomyces beijingensis strain CBS 14171 genome assembly, chromosome: 2 genome encodes:
- a CDS encoding chitin synthase I, translating to MSYNRRPGDSNRLHPNRYGSYHNEPSDEDSSIDEHDVSNTPLTQGTYNNHHHQNVSSNSINFQHPEPIYRHNQSSTSLGDDYYNQPIFNTSTSHLAPPTLPPPSNDPNHDPFNDYEMQYQGYQGGSAQNYNQAFVPHVYDEEDPEEKEFDQRIQYNQFEGDHYDLATASYVDDDAQPEFVPVEDTIEEGEEEEEEGQDGQGPFGNRLQFQEPPLQEEVRSKKPIRASGINGHLVLDCPVAGELLSKFPDYKEGEKDGGLSREFAFMRYTAVTCGPSNFYRDAYILRPVHYPIPRQTELMIVITMYNEDDILLGRTLKGVFKNIKYLESKNRSSVWGKDSWKKIVVCIVSDGRTKINERAQALLAGLGVYQEGLAKSRVDDKKVQAHMYEYTTRVGISSVSNDIVKLTTEKIVPVQMLFCLKETNAKKINSHRWCFQAIGQVLDPKIVILLDCGTQPSGKSLYKLWKEFDRDHRVAGACGEITAALKKRQMITNPLVYGQNFEYKISNILDKPTESSFGFISVLPGAFSAYRNVALQNDINGKGPLEKYFKGEFLHSSGTLDPQDDEYEMKRAMLKEEAGIFTSNMYLAEDRILCFELVAKRGCNWLLRYCKSASAETDVPEGLAEFILQRRRWLNGSFFAAIYALAHFAKIWSSSHSFGRKIFFQIEFFYQFIGLIVSWFSIGSYFLVFRILTTSLTAPELNFSPGNVLSVIFLWLYLASIVTTFVLSFGNKPKGTERFYIVIVVFFAILMAYMIFAAIFLAVHSIQAIHQSGNFTVTLFFENAQFRDLIVATASTYALYFVASFLYFEPWHMFTSFAQYILLSPSYINVLNIYAFCNIDDVSWGTKGDVGGKSLGEAKLREDGTFDVSVPILKEEINQSYLNQLEKIRDPAPPPEKVLVKNAEDYYAFIRSMTVLIWMFSNFIIIALVLETGGFNQFNPEGETTTLRSNRSEIFLTVILWTVAFMALFRFLGCIYYLLSRMGRRMRGSEHATKS from the coding sequence ATGAGCTATAATAGACGTCCTGGTGATTCCAATAGGCTACACCCTAATAGATACGGCTCCTACCACAACGAACCATCGGACGAGGACTCGTCGATTGATGAGCACGATGTTTCCAACACTCCTTTGACGCAAGGTACCTataacaaccaccaccaccaaaacgtatcttcaaactcgataAACTTCCAACACCCGGAACCGATATATCGCCATAATCAATCGTCGACTTCCCTAGGTGACGATTATTACAACCAGCCAATTTTCAATACAAGCACAAGCCATTTGGCGCCGCCaacactaccaccaccgagtAATGATCCCAATCACGATCCATTCAATGATTACGAAATGCAATACCAAGGCTACCAAGGTGGCAGTGCTCAGAACTACAATCAAGCATTTGTTCCCCACGTGtatgacgaagaagatcCAGAGGAGAAAGAGTTTGATCAACGAATTCAATATAACCAATTTGAAGGTGATCATTATGATTTAGCCACTGCTAGTTATGTCGATGACGATGCCCAACCTGAATTTGTTCCCGTTGAAGATaccattgaagaaggagaagaggaagaggaagaaggacAAGATGGACAAGGTCCGTTTGGTAATCGATTGCAGtttcaagaaccaccactacaagaagaagttcGGTCTAAAAAACCAATTAGAGCTAGTGGTATCAATGGCCATTTGGTGTTAGATTGTCCAGTTGCTGGTGAGTTGCTAAGCAAATTCCCCGATTACAAAGAAGGCGAAAAAGACGGCGGGTTGAGTCGAGAATTTGCATTTATGAGATACACTGCGGTTACTTGTGGTCCTTCAAACTTTTATCGTGACGCTTACATCTTGAGACCGGTCCATTACCCAATCCCGAGACAAACCGAGTTGATGATTGTGATCACCATGTACAACGAAGATGACATCTTGTTGGGCAGAACTTTAAAAGGTGTCTTTAAAAATATAAAGTATTTGGAATCGAAAAACAGATCTAGTGTATGGGGTAAAGATTCGTGGAAGAAAATCGTCGTTTGCATTGTAAGCGATGGCCGAACCAAAATCAACGAAAGAGCTCAAGCTTTACTTGCTGGATTGGGGGTTTACCAAGAAGGGTTGGCCAAGAGCAGAGTCGATGACAAAAAAGTGCAGGCGCACATGTATGAATACACCACCAGAGTCGGTATAAGTTCAGTTTCAAACGACATTGTTAAACTCACAACGGAAAAGATTGTCCCCGTGCAAATGTTGTTTTGCTTAAAAGAAACCAATGCcaaaaagatcaactcCCACCGGTGGTGTTTCCAAGCAATCGGACAAGTGTTGGATCCAAAAATTGTCATCTTGTTGGATTGCGGCACTCAGCCCTCGGGTAAATCGCTTTACAAGCTTTGGAAAGAATTTGACCGCGACCACAGAGTTGCCGGTGCTTGTGGTGAAATCACCGCAGCGCTTAAAAAGAGACAAATGATTACCAACCCACTTGTGTATGGACAGAATTTCGAATacaaaatttcaaacatTTTGGATAAGCCGACTGAATCTTCGTTTGGATTTATCTCAGTTTTACCCGGTGCCTTTTCCGCTTATAGGAATGTCGCTTTACAAAATGACATCAATGGTAAAGGTCCATTGGAGAAATATTTCAAAGGTGAGTTTCTTCACTCGTCAGGCACTTTGGACCCCCAGGATGACGAATACGAGATGAAACGTGCCATGTTGAAGGAAGAAGCTGGTATCTTCACTTCCAACATGTACTTGGCCGAAGATCGTATCTTGTGTTTCGAGCTTGTGGCTAAACGCGGATGCAACTGGCTTCTAAGGTACTGCAAATCAGCATCTGCAGAAACCGATGTTCCAGAAGGGTTAGCCGAATTCATTTtacaaagaagaagatggctAAATGGGTccttttttgcagccatctATGCCTTGGCCCATTTTGCCAAAATTTGGAGCAGCTCACACTCATTTGGCAGAaaaatctttttccaaattgaattCTTTTACCAATTCATCGGCTTGATTGTTTCGTGGTTTTCCATTGGCTCAtattttcttgttttccGAATCTTGACCACATCGCTCACTGCGCCCGAgctcaatttttcaccaggAAATGTTCTCAGTGTGATTTTCCTATGGCTTTACCTTGCTTCGATCGTCACCACGTTTGTCTTGTCGTTTGGTAACAAGCCAAAAGGTACCGAGCGCTTCTacattgtcattgtggttttctttgccaTTCTCATGGCTTACATGATTTTCGCGGCAATTTTCCTTGCTGTTCACTCGATCCAAGCGATCCACCAATCAGGTAATTTTACCGTGaccttgttttttgaaaatgcccAATTCAGAGATCTCATTGTTGCCACAGCATCCACCTATGCCTTGTATTTCGTTGCCAGTTTCCTTTATTTTGAGCCATGGCACATGTTCACCTCGTTTGCCCAGTACATTTTGTTGTCGCCGAGTTACATCAACGTGCTCAACATTTACGCATTTTGTAACATTGACGACGTGTCATGGGGTACCAAAGGTGATGTCGGTGGCAAGTCTCTTGGCGAGGCGAAATTGCGCGAAGATGGTACGTTTGACGTTAGTGTGCCGATCCTCAAGGAagaaatcaatcaatccTATCTCAATcagcttgaaaaaatccGGGATCCAGCTCCACCGCCTGAAAAAGTGCTTGTGAAAAACGCCGAGGACTATTATGCATTCATTAGATCCATGACTGTTTTAATCTGgatgttttcaaactttatCATCATTGCCTTGGTCTTGGAGACGGGCGGGTTCAACCAGTTTAACCCTGAAGGGGAAACTACTACACTCAGAAGCAACAGAAGCGAGATTTTCTTAACTGTAATACTTTGGACAGTAGCGTTTATGGCCTTGTTCCGGTTCCTTGGCTGCATTTACTATTTGCTCAGTAGAATGGGAAGACGGATGAGAGGCAGCGAACACGCAACCAAATCTTAG